A region of Planctomycetota bacterium DNA encodes the following proteins:
- a CDS encoding TolC family protein: protein MPLHISQVMFRVRVALGGGALLVAAGCRTYEPRPLDLDGARAAWLARSPSDNSVREFAASLARRPDDPTFHPADGLTLGEGEVVALVFNADLRRARLEAGVIRATADHAGLWHDPVLGVDLERVVANGGGANPWVVAGTLGLTVPISGRLDAEKARAGAELAAELEEVAALEWATRAALRELWVEWSAASVRREVGARYVTALREVAGLAEAQESAGSLTRLEARAFRVELAAREADQIALDARARELEIQLRAMMGLAPGAAADLVPTVAFAFSGGEDDDGLRTALERSSPELASVRARYEAAEASLRTEVRKQYPDLVLGPGYGRDQGDDRVLLGLQVPVPLWNRNRQGVAEAEARRESARTRFETTYEHLASRLAVALVRHAAGRAQREWVESAVVPLADEQEADARRVAALGRVDTLLLLASLQAQHAARVRLIDARAAEAIGAIRVAELIGPPPVEPRSESVVPSESRPAPSN, encoded by the coding sequence ATGCCGCTCCACATTTCGCAGGTCATGTTCCGAGTGCGCGTCGCCCTGGGCGGCGGGGCGTTGCTTGTCGCCGCGGGATGCCGGACGTACGAGCCCCGCCCGCTCGATCTCGACGGCGCGCGCGCCGCGTGGCTGGCCCGCTCGCCCTCGGACAACAGCGTCCGCGAGTTCGCCGCCTCGCTCGCCCGGCGTCCGGATGATCCGACGTTCCATCCCGCCGATGGGCTGACCCTCGGCGAGGGCGAGGTCGTCGCGCTCGTCTTCAACGCCGACCTCCGGCGAGCGCGGCTGGAAGCGGGCGTCATACGCGCCACCGCCGACCACGCCGGGCTGTGGCACGATCCCGTCCTAGGGGTGGACTTGGAGCGTGTGGTTGCCAACGGCGGCGGCGCGAACCCGTGGGTCGTCGCGGGCACGCTCGGGCTGACTGTGCCGATCTCGGGCCGCCTGGACGCCGAGAAGGCCCGCGCCGGCGCCGAGCTCGCGGCCGAACTCGAAGAGGTCGCGGCTCTGGAGTGGGCCACCCGTGCCGCCCTGCGCGAACTGTGGGTCGAATGGTCCGCGGCGAGCGTGCGCCGAGAGGTCGGCGCCCGGTATGTCACCGCGCTCCGCGAGGTCGCCGGCCTTGCCGAAGCGCAGGAGAGTGCCGGATCGCTCACGCGGCTGGAGGCCCGAGCGTTCCGCGTGGAACTGGCGGCACGCGAGGCCGACCAGATCGCGCTCGATGCCCGGGCGCGCGAACTGGAGATTCAACTTCGCGCGATGATGGGTCTGGCGCCCGGGGCGGCCGCTGATCTTGTGCCGACCGTCGCGTTCGCGTTCTCCGGCGGCGAAGACGACGACGGCCTCCGAACCGCCCTCGAGCGCTCGAGCCCCGAGCTCGCCAGCGTCCGCGCACGGTACGAGGCGGCGGAAGCATCCCTCCGGACGGAGGTGCGAAAGCAATATCCCGATCTGGTGCTGGGCCCCGGCTACGGGCGTGACCAGGGCGACGACCGCGTGCTGCTGGGCCTGCAGGTGCCCGTGCCTCTGTGGAATCGCAACCGCCAGGGCGTGGCCGAGGCCGAGGCACGGCGCGAGTCGGCGCGCACGCGCTTCGAGACGACGTACGAGCACCTGGCCTCGCGCCTGGCCGTCGCGCTCGTGCGCCATGCCGCCGGGCGCGCCCAGCGCGAGTGGGTCGAGTCGGCGGTGGTCCCGCTGGCCGATGAGCAGGAGGCGGATGCGCGCCGCGTCGCCGCGCTGGGGCGGGTGGACACGCTTCTGCTGCTCGCCTCGCTGCAGGCCCAGCATGCGGCGCGCGTGCGACTCATCGACGCCCGCGCCGCGGAGGCGATCGGCGCCATCCGCGTCGCCGAACTCATCGGCCCCCCGCCCGTCGAGCCCCGATCCGAGTCAGTCGTGCCCTCCGAGTCGCGCCCCGCTCCCTCCAACTGA
- a CDS encoding efflux RND transporter periplasmic adaptor subunit: MSTRNLPGLAAVFLPLLLMLLLMMMAACDSGTDPSSAPSASPAGAAAPTNHVDIPASVRQNLGITFAKVERRAVARTLRLPGRFELLPNARREHRAAVPGTVELLVGQYEVIKAGTVLYRIDSPHWRQTQRELADAHAALRLAQAGADSIGPLSAAHEQHHAEVERAVELWTARVANLEQLRAAGGARGDEIAQARAALASIRVDLAETLEKEAELVARRTEAAASLEAARARLDFLFQAAATMTGLSVGALQAADPASLPAEARPRWATLPAIEVRAPAPGVVETLHAVSGGVVDQHAPVLSTVQPELVRFRAVALQSDLLRLADAQPATVVPAQGSMPVDAPAFAGTLTLAPTADPERRTLEVVLAPGPATQPPGWARAGVAAFLEVVTGPTGSGTRDELAIPLRCVARDGTKAIIFRRDPANPDKAIRMEADLGLDDGRWVVIRSGVAEDNEIVLEGVYQLMVATSGSITKGGHFHPDGTFHEGDD, translated from the coding sequence ATGAGCACACGAAACCTACCCGGACTCGCCGCCGTGTTCCTGCCGCTGCTGCTGATGCTGCTGCTGATGATGATGGCGGCGTGCGATAGCGGCACAGACCCGTCGTCGGCGCCGTCAGCCTCGCCGGCGGGCGCCGCTGCGCCCACCAACCACGTGGACATCCCCGCTTCCGTTCGCCAGAACCTGGGCATCACCTTCGCGAAGGTCGAGCGCCGGGCCGTCGCCCGCACACTGCGCCTGCCGGGCCGCTTCGAGCTGCTCCCGAACGCCCGGCGGGAGCATCGCGCCGCCGTGCCCGGCACGGTGGAACTGCTCGTGGGGCAGTACGAAGTCATCAAGGCCGGCACGGTTCTGTACCGGATCGACTCGCCGCACTGGCGCCAGACGCAGCGTGAACTCGCCGACGCGCACGCCGCGCTGCGTCTTGCGCAGGCGGGCGCGGACAGCATCGGGCCGCTGTCCGCGGCGCACGAGCAGCACCACGCGGAAGTGGAGCGCGCGGTGGAGTTGTGGACGGCGCGGGTCGCGAACCTGGAACAACTGCGGGCGGCCGGCGGCGCGCGCGGGGACGAGATCGCGCAGGCCCGCGCTGCGCTGGCCTCCATCCGAGTTGACCTGGCCGAGACGCTCGAGAAGGAGGCCGAACTCGTGGCGCGGCGAACCGAAGCCGCGGCCTCGCTGGAAGCGGCCCGCGCACGCCTGGACTTCCTCTTCCAGGCCGCCGCCACGATGACGGGCCTGTCGGTAGGCGCACTCCAGGCCGCCGATCCCGCCTCTCTGCCCGCCGAAGCGCGCCCGCGCTGGGCGACGCTTCCCGCGATCGAGGTCCGCGCTCCCGCGCCCGGGGTCGTCGAAACCCTGCACGCGGTCTCGGGCGGCGTGGTCGATCAGCACGCGCCGGTCCTCTCCACCGTACAGCCCGAACTCGTCCGCTTCCGCGCCGTGGCGCTGCAGAGCGACCTCCTCCGACTCGCCGACGCCCAGCCCGCCACGGTGGTGCCGGCACAGGGGTCGATGCCCGTCGACGCCCCCGCCTTCGCGGGCACGCTCACGCTCGCCCCGACCGCAGATCCGGAACGCCGCACGCTCGAGGTGGTACTCGCGCCCGGGCCTGCGACGCAGCCTCCCGGCTGGGCGCGGGCCGGAGTCGCCGCGTTCCTCGAAGTTGTCACCGGGCCCACGGGCTCCGGCACGCGCGACGAACTGGCAATCCCGCTGCGCTGCGTTGCGCGCGACGGCACGAAGGCCATCATCTTCCGCCGCGATCCGGCCAACCCCGACAAGGCCATCCGCATGGAGGCCGACCTCGGCCTCGACGACGGTCGGTGGGTCGTCATCAGGAGCGGCGTCGCCGAGGACAACGAGATCGTCCTCGAAGGCGTCTACCAGCTCATGGTCGCCACCAGCGGCTCCATCACCAAGGGCGGGCACTTCCACCCGGACGGCACGTTCCACGAGGGCGACGACTGA
- a CDS encoding TIGR04255 family protein, giving the protein MATARPDWKRPPVIEVVLGVQFDALPALTNGHLGWFWGDMHAEFPNSDDVPPIPPVVEAFGDEVPFGFPALGFRRATGDSRLRMTSADGTKMIQVQNGWLVANWTKKGDTEYPGFTGVKTLFDEAMRRFASFLKERNLGIIKPNLWEVTYIDHLPEGTVWNSLADLPKVFPGLFGNGQCANGTNEAVDSTWAWRLSPQPGRLRVSVQSARTSSEPERDILLVRSIARGPLGTDNAGSLDDALNFGRSSVVDTFMGLASDEAKRYWQGD; this is encoded by the coding sequence ATGGCTACTGCCCGTCCAGATTGGAAACGTCCCCCCGTCATCGAAGTGGTGCTGGGTGTGCAGTTTGACGCGCTGCCCGCGCTGACGAATGGGCACCTTGGCTGGTTCTGGGGCGACATGCACGCAGAGTTCCCCAACTCAGACGATGTGCCGCCTATCCCGCCGGTCGTTGAAGCGTTTGGTGACGAAGTTCCGTTCGGGTTTCCGGCGCTGGGCTTCCGTCGCGCCACTGGGGATTCGCGGTTGCGCATGACCTCAGCCGATGGCACGAAGATGATCCAAGTTCAGAACGGTTGGCTGGTTGCCAACTGGACGAAAAAGGGGGACACTGAATACCCCGGCTTCACCGGCGTAAAGACGCTGTTCGACGAAGCGATGCGACGATTCGCGTCCTTCCTGAAGGAACGAAATCTGGGAATCATCAAGCCGAACTTGTGGGAGGTGACGTACATTGACCACCTCCCGGAGGGTACCGTCTGGAACTCTCTGGCTGACCTTCCCAAAGTCTTCCCCGGCTTGTTCGGCAACGGCCAGTGTGCCAATGGAACGAACGAAGCCGTAGATTCCACTTGGGCGTGGCGTCTTTCCCCTCAACCGGGGCGCTTGCGGGTTTCGGTGCAATCGGCCCGGACCAGTTCGGAACCAGAACGGGATATCCTGTTGGTTCGGAGCATTGCACGCGGGCCTTTGGGGACCGATAATGCGGGTTCTCTTGACGATGCCCTGAACTTTGGCCGATCTTCAGTGGTAGATACATTCATGGGCTTGGCTTCCGACGAAGCGAAGCGATACTGGCAGGGAGACTAA
- a CDS encoding metal-sensitive transcriptional regulator, translating into MKNRKNNEPRIETPSPSLNGHGSAAASDAMATPSACCGCAGTRAGAGAHEGVGPGAHAAGVDSGLKAANLKHLKRIEGQVRGIAAMIQEDRYCADIIQQCAAVQESLRAVAKNLLRNHLGHCASRAMHGDKQQQDAMVEELIELVGRIAR; encoded by the coding sequence ATGAAGAACCGCAAGAACAACGAACCACGCATCGAGACTCCAAGTCCGTCACTCAACGGCCACGGCAGTGCCGCCGCTTCGGACGCGATGGCCACGCCGTCGGCGTGCTGCGGCTGCGCGGGGACACGCGCAGGGGCAGGCGCCCATGAAGGCGTAGGCCCCGGAGCCCACGCCGCGGGTGTCGACTCTGGGCTTAAGGCCGCCAACCTCAAGCACCTCAAACGCATTGAGGGCCAAGTGCGCGGCATCGCCGCGATGATCCAGGAGGACCGCTACTGCGCCGACATCATCCAGCAGTGCGCGGCGGTGCAGGAGTCCCTCCGAGCTGTGGCGAAGAACCTGCTGCGGAACCACCTCGGGCATTGCGCGAGCCGCGCGATGCACGGTGACAAGCAGCAGCAGGACGCGATGGTCGAAGAGCTCATCGAACTGGTCGGAAGGATTGCACGCTAA
- a CDS encoding efflux RND transporter permease subunit gives MLKHLIAFSLKHSSLVILIAAAMLVYTLVRLPRLPVDVFPELNAPTVVVLTEAGGLAADEVEQYVTFPLESAVNGLPGVRRVRSASAISLSLVWVEFDWGTDIYRARQLVAERLDGVRGSLPPGVEPVMTPISSITGEIMLLAVSSPDGSVSDLDLRAYAEFDLRNKLLAIPGVSQVAAIGGELPEYQVNVRQDRLALHGLTVADVVEAARGAHSTASAGYLADVDRAELPVRQAARVTGVRDIAATRVVMKDGLPITIGDVADVTLGGAPRRGTAANQGVPAVVLTVQKAPGTNTLTLTRRIDEALAQIEQSAPPGVRINKDVFRQSHFIQRSVNNVIKVLLEATAIVGVILVLFLLNVRTMIITLTALPLSLAAALLTLDWLGLTLNVMTLGGLAVAIGELVDDAIIDVENVHRRLEENALLPEDQRKGVVQTIFDASNEIRSSVVYATVLICIVFLPLMFLDGLEGRFFKPLAITYVVSIMASLVVALTVTPAMCKLLLRPARRAARATDAPHASGPARTNPDGFLVRWLKRRYEPALRWSLAHRGIVLGAAVGATVLSLFLARTFGTSFLPEFNEGSFTVFVSSPPGTSLTESDRSARAIEARIIQIEGVRSVTRRTGRAERDEHAEPVSNSELDILFDPGADKTEVRAQIAAVAQAVPGVTVQIGQPIEHRLSHILSGTPAAIAINVYGEDLATLRSLARRIESELKTIPGARDVTANREVLVTSLPIRYRHQDLAAAGLTPAAAAEQVQMALYGEEVADVNHGLRRYALVVRLDASERERVDQVRDLMLRGEGDDASPGPTVRLRDVADIGPERTPNIIARENAQRKAVVSCNVADGYNLGDLVEQVKARVEPIVHREGYVVEFGGQFEAQRSASRTLLIAGAGIAVVMLMLLQLSTGSLRVGVLVMVNLPLATIGGVAAIFITDSVLHAGGVAGLVRNSLALLGLGPSTYHAPVLSIASLVGFITLFGIAVRNGILLVNHYRHLVEVDRTPIVDAIVRGSMERLVPILMTALSAALGLLPLALASGQPGSELLAPLAVVVLGGLSTSTFLNLIVVPAGYALLHGVSRPADAAAGSTSRPSVLGRVARALGIVRR, from the coding sequence ATGCTCAAGCACCTCATCGCCTTCTCGCTCAAGCACTCCTCGCTGGTGATCCTCATCGCCGCGGCGATGCTCGTGTACACCCTCGTCCGGCTGCCGCGCCTGCCGGTAGACGTCTTTCCGGAACTCAACGCGCCCACCGTGGTCGTGCTCACCGAGGCGGGCGGGCTGGCCGCCGATGAGGTCGAGCAGTACGTCACGTTCCCGCTCGAGTCGGCGGTGAACGGGCTGCCCGGTGTGCGCCGCGTCCGATCGGCCTCGGCCATCTCGCTCTCGCTCGTCTGGGTCGAGTTCGACTGGGGCACCGACATCTACCGCGCCCGCCAGCTCGTCGCCGAGCGCCTCGACGGCGTCCGCGGCTCGCTCCCCCCGGGCGTGGAGCCCGTCATGACGCCCATCTCGTCGATCACCGGCGAGATCATGCTCCTGGCCGTCTCCTCACCCGACGGGAGCGTGAGTGACCTGGACCTGCGCGCGTACGCCGAGTTCGACCTGCGCAACAAGCTCCTGGCCATCCCCGGCGTCTCGCAGGTCGCCGCCATCGGTGGCGAGCTGCCCGAGTACCAGGTGAACGTGCGGCAGGACCGCCTCGCCCTCCACGGGCTCACGGTCGCGGACGTGGTGGAGGCGGCCCGCGGCGCGCACAGCACCGCGAGCGCGGGCTACCTCGCCGATGTCGACCGGGCCGAACTCCCCGTCCGCCAGGCCGCCCGTGTCACAGGCGTGCGCGACATCGCCGCGACGCGCGTCGTCATGAAGGACGGCCTGCCGATCACCATCGGCGACGTCGCCGACGTGACGCTCGGGGGCGCCCCTCGTCGCGGCACCGCGGCCAACCAGGGCGTGCCCGCCGTCGTGCTGACCGTCCAGAAGGCCCCGGGCACCAACACGCTCACCCTCACCCGGCGCATCGACGAGGCCCTCGCCCAGATCGAGCAATCTGCCCCCCCGGGCGTGCGCATCAACAAGGACGTCTTCCGCCAGAGCCATTTCATCCAGCGCTCCGTGAACAACGTCATCAAGGTGCTGCTGGAGGCGACGGCCATCGTCGGCGTGATTCTCGTCCTGTTCCTCCTCAACGTGCGGACGATGATCATCACGCTGACGGCGCTTCCCCTGTCCCTCGCCGCGGCGCTCCTGACGCTCGACTGGCTGGGCCTCACGCTGAACGTCATGACGCTGGGCGGGCTGGCGGTCGCGATCGGAGAGCTCGTCGACGACGCGATCATCGATGTCGAGAACGTGCACCGCCGGTTGGAGGAGAACGCGCTGCTCCCCGAAGACCAGCGCAAGGGCGTCGTGCAGACGATCTTCGACGCGAGCAACGAGATCCGCTCGTCGGTCGTCTACGCGACCGTGCTCATCTGCATCGTGTTTCTCCCCCTCATGTTCCTGGACGGGCTGGAGGGCCGCTTCTTCAAGCCGCTGGCGATCACGTACGTCGTGTCGATCATGGCGTCCCTCGTGGTGGCGCTCACCGTCACGCCGGCGATGTGCAAGCTGCTGCTCAGGCCCGCCAGGCGTGCGGCGCGGGCGACGGACGCTCCGCACGCGAGCGGCCCCGCCCGCACCAACCCAGACGGATTCCTCGTCCGCTGGCTCAAGCGCCGCTACGAGCCCGCGCTGCGCTGGTCACTGGCGCACCGCGGGATCGTGCTCGGTGCGGCGGTGGGCGCCACCGTGCTTTCCCTCTTCCTGGCCCGCACGTTCGGAACATCGTTCCTCCCGGAGTTCAACGAGGGCTCGTTCACCGTCTTCGTGTCATCGCCCCCGGGCACCTCGCTGACCGAGAGCGACCGCTCGGCCCGTGCCATCGAGGCCCGGATCATCCAGATCGAGGGTGTCCGCAGCGTGACCCGCCGCACCGGGCGTGCCGAGCGCGACGAGCACGCCGAACCGGTTTCCAACAGCGAGCTGGACATCCTCTTCGACCCCGGCGCCGACAAGACCGAGGTTCGAGCGCAAATCGCCGCCGTCGCGCAGGCCGTCCCGGGCGTCACCGTCCAGATCGGCCAGCCCATCGAGCACCGGCTCTCGCACATTCTCTCGGGCACGCCCGCGGCCATCGCGATCAACGTCTACGGCGAAGACCTGGCCACGCTTCGATCTCTCGCCCGGCGGATCGAGTCCGAGCTCAAGACCATCCCCGGCGCCCGCGACGTGACCGCCAACCGCGAGGTGCTCGTCACCAGCCTGCCCATCCGGTACCGCCATCAGGACCTCGCCGCCGCGGGTCTGACGCCCGCCGCCGCCGCCGAGCAGGTGCAGATGGCGCTCTACGGCGAAGAGGTCGCCGACGTGAATCACGGGCTCCGCCGGTACGCGCTCGTCGTGCGGCTCGACGCCTCCGAGCGCGAGCGCGTCGATCAGGTGCGCGACCTCATGCTCCGCGGCGAGGGCGACGACGCCAGCCCCGGCCCGACCGTCCGCCTCCGGGATGTCGCCGACATCGGGCCCGAGCGCACGCCCAACATCATCGCGCGCGAGAACGCCCAGCGAAAGGCCGTCGTCTCCTGCAACGTCGCCGACGGGTACAACCTGGGCGACCTCGTCGAGCAGGTCAAGGCCCGCGTCGAGCCCATCGTGCATCGCGAAGGCTACGTCGTCGAGTTCGGCGGGCAGTTCGAGGCGCAGCGCTCCGCGAGCCGCACCCTGCTCATCGCCGGCGCGGGCATCGCCGTCGTCATGCTCATGCTGCTGCAACTCTCGACCGGCTCGCTGCGGGTGGGCGTGCTCGTGATGGTCAACCTGCCGCTGGCGACCATCGGGGGCGTGGCGGCGATCTTCATCACCGACTCGGTCCTGCACGCCGGGGGCGTCGCCGGGCTTGTCCGCAACTCACTCGCGCTCCTGGGCCTGGGCCCCTCGACGTACCACGCCCCCGTTCTCTCCATCGCCAGCCTCGTCGGCTTCATCACGCTCTTCGGCATCGCCGTCCGCAACGGCATCCTGCTCGTCAACCACTACCGCCACCTTGTCGAGGTCGACCGCACGCCCATCGTCGACGCGATTGTCCGGGGCTCCATGGAACGGCTCGTCCCCATCCTCATGACCGCACTTTCCGCCGCGCTGGGCCTGCTCCCCCTCGCCCTCGCCTCTGGCCAACCCGGCAGCGAACTGCTCGCACCCCTCGCGGTCGTCGTGCTCGGCGGCCTGAGTACCTCCACCTTCCTCAATCTCATCGTCGTGCCCGCCGGCTACGCACTGCTCCACGGCGTTTCCCGCCCGGCCGACGCCGCCGCGGGATCGACTTCCAGACCCTCCGTGCTCGGGCGCGTTGCCCGGGCGCTCGGCATCGTCCGCCGTTGA
- a CDS encoding TolC family protein — MLTTESPLADYLRCAMLNNPRVEAAYYAWAASVERITPARSLPDPRLTFEADIADMLDAVMPGLMLDLPGPGKLRAAGDVAAAEAKVGYFGFESEVLQAAYATKSAYIRLHFLSDTIRVQREALALLGDVESQAQQQVGAGRGTIQDVLRAQIEREQLANQIANLEDSRGVLEAEFRAALGHSPADVSVPVPATFEVASSPGSVDTVLDRGSDVMQPMAIPAMGGMTVSLITLFIVPCVFCAVEEWKWSRSRRKQAAA; from the coding sequence TTGCTCACCACGGAATCGCCGCTGGCGGACTACCTGCGCTGCGCGATGCTCAACAACCCTCGCGTTGAGGCTGCGTACTACGCGTGGGCTGCCTCCGTCGAGCGCATCACACCCGCGCGGTCGCTCCCCGACCCGCGCCTGACCTTCGAGGCCGATATCGCCGACATGCTCGACGCCGTCATGCCCGGCCTCATGCTTGACCTGCCGGGACCGGGCAAGCTCCGGGCGGCCGGTGATGTGGCGGCGGCGGAGGCGAAGGTGGGGTACTTCGGCTTTGAGAGCGAGGTGCTCCAGGCTGCGTACGCGACCAAGTCCGCCTACATCCGGCTTCATTTCCTGAGCGACACGATCCGGGTGCAGCGCGAAGCGCTCGCCCTGCTCGGCGATGTCGAGTCGCAGGCGCAGCAGCAGGTCGGCGCTGGACGCGGCACGATCCAGGACGTCCTGCGCGCCCAGATCGAGCGAGAACAGCTGGCCAACCAGATCGCCAACCTGGAGGACTCGCGGGGCGTGCTGGAGGCCGAGTTCCGGGCCGCGCTTGGTCACTCACCCGCGGATGTCTCGGTGCCCGTGCCCGCCACGTTTGAAGTCGCGAGTTCGCCGGGGTCGGTGGACACGGTGCTCGATCGCGGCTCCGACGTCATGCAGCCCATGGCCATCCCGGCGATGGGCGGCATGACCGTGTCGCTCATCACGCTCTTCATTGTGCCCTGCGTCTTCTGCGCGGTCGAGGAGTGGAAGTGGAGCCGCAGCCGGCGTAAGCAGGCCGCGGCGTGA
- a CDS encoding heavy metal translocating P-type ATPase, producing the protein MTTTNVGDDRAHPHGSDASHSSGKSHPLQPAIERCDLPIEGMTCASFASRIEKRLAKQPGVTSASVNFATKVATVTFDPAAIRPEALAKAVDDIGYKAIVPAAPSSGHAAMMRGPAEAGAQSHAHGRHGAGGRDDHSAHMNVGEAEAKRLLLKIIVGATLSLPVLVIAMSHGTIEALNVAWINWLQLALTTPVLLWCGWQFFRSAWKGLWHLSANMDTLVAMGTGAAYLYSLAATIWPSFFAGVASGAGSAAHSHGAGGAPMVPVYFEAAAVIIVLILLGKYFEARATGRTTAAIKRLIGLQPKTARVLRDGAEGDVPIDAVVVGDRVLVRPGEKIPVDGTVESGQSSVDESMLTGESVPVDKKAGDSVFGATINTTGALRLIATKVGADSALQQIVRLVQEAQGSKAPIARLADKISGVFVPVVIAIALVTFVVWWFASPVDSRFSMALVTAVSVLIIACPCALGLATPTAIMVGTGRGAEKGILIKGGEALETAHKLTAIVLDKTGTITHGKPAVTDIFTSADSGVDEAELLRLAASAEQHSEHPLAAAIVREATARSSRLVEPAEFGAVVGHGVEANVDGKRLLVGKAALLEQRGIPITLAEKAAGLAALGRTPMFVAIDGREAGIIAVADTVRPESKEAIATMHALGLRVVMMTGDSRLTAEAVASQVGVDQVFAEVLPSGKAAKVKALQAEGHVVGMVGDGINDAPALAQADVGLAVGTGTDVAMESADITLMRGDLRAVPQAIALSHATMRTIRQNLFWAFIYNVVGIPVAAGVLFPFTGWLLSPIIASAAMAFSSVSVVLNSLRLRGPTSTRIGRSTTLD; encoded by the coding sequence ATGACCACCACGAACGTCGGCGATGACCGTGCGCACCCGCACGGCAGCGATGCCTCGCACTCCTCCGGGAAATCGCACCCTTTACAACCCGCGATTGAGCGCTGCGATTTGCCCATCGAAGGCATGACGTGCGCCTCGTTCGCCTCGCGCATCGAGAAGCGCCTGGCAAAGCAGCCCGGCGTAACCTCCGCGAGCGTGAACTTCGCCACCAAAGTGGCGACGGTGACGTTCGATCCGGCGGCCATCCGCCCCGAGGCCTTGGCCAAGGCCGTGGATGACATCGGGTACAAAGCGATCGTGCCTGCGGCCCCATCTTCCGGCCACGCGGCGATGATGCGTGGGCCGGCAGAAGCCGGTGCGCAGTCGCACGCTCACGGGCGGCACGGGGCAGGCGGCCGAGACGACCACTCGGCCCACATGAACGTCGGCGAGGCCGAGGCGAAACGTCTGCTGCTCAAGATCATCGTCGGGGCCACACTTTCATTGCCCGTGCTCGTGATCGCGATGTCGCACGGCACGATCGAGGCCCTCAACGTTGCCTGGATCAACTGGCTCCAGCTCGCGCTGACCACGCCCGTGCTCCTCTGGTGCGGGTGGCAGTTCTTCCGCTCCGCCTGGAAGGGCCTTTGGCATCTCAGCGCGAACATGGACACGCTGGTCGCGATGGGCACGGGCGCGGCGTATCTCTACTCGCTGGCGGCGACAATCTGGCCGTCGTTCTTCGCAGGGGTGGCAAGCGGTGCGGGCAGTGCGGCACATTCGCACGGCGCTGGCGGTGCGCCCATGGTGCCCGTTTACTTCGAGGCCGCCGCGGTCATCATCGTGCTCATCCTGCTGGGCAAGTACTTCGAGGCCCGAGCGACGGGGAGGACCACGGCGGCGATCAAGCGGCTCATCGGCTTGCAACCCAAGACCGCCCGGGTGCTGCGGGACGGCGCCGAGGGCGATGTGCCCATCGACGCCGTTGTGGTCGGCGACCGCGTGCTGGTGCGGCCCGGCGAGAAGATCCCCGTGGACGGCACGGTCGAGAGCGGCCAGTCGTCGGTCGATGAATCGATGCTGACCGGCGAGAGCGTGCCCGTCGACAAGAAGGCTGGCGACAGCGTCTTCGGCGCCACGATAAACACCACCGGAGCCCTGCGGCTCATCGCAACCAAGGTCGGGGCCGACTCGGCCCTCCAGCAGATCGTGCGGCTCGTACAGGAGGCCCAGGGGAGCAAAGCCCCGATCGCCCGTCTGGCCGACAAGATTAGCGGTGTGTTTGTTCCCGTCGTGATCGCCATCGCACTCGTGACGTTCGTGGTCTGGTGGTTCGCATCTCCGGTGGATTCCCGGTTCAGCATGGCGCTGGTCACGGCCGTTTCCGTGCTCATCATCGCGTGCCCCTGTGCCCTTGGGCTGGCGACGCCCACGGCGATCATGGTCGGCACAGGTCGCGGCGCGGAGAAGGGCATCCTCATCAAGGGTGGCGAGGCCCTGGAGACCGCCCACAAGCTCACCGCCATCGTGCTCGACAAGACGGGCACCATCACGCACGGCAAGCCCGCCGTAACCGACATCTTCACCTCCGCCGACTCGGGCGTTGACGAGGCGGAACTGCTGCGGCTGGCCGCGTCCGCCGAGCAGCACAGCGAGCACCCGCTCGCCGCGGCGATCGTGCGCGAGGCGACCGCCCGGAGCTCGCGCCTGGTCGAACCGGCGGAGTTCGGGGCGGTCGTCGGGCACGGTGTCGAGGCGAACGTGGACGGCAAGCGGCTGCTCGTCGGCAAGGCCGCTTTGCTCGAGCAGCGCGGCATCCCGATCACCCTTGCCGAGAAGGCCGCGGGGTTGGCGGCGCTGGGCCGCACCCCGATGTTCGTCGCGATCGACGGGCGCGAGGCCGGGATCATCGCGGTCGCGGACACCGTCCGTCCCGAATCAAAGGAAGCCATCGCAACGATGCACGCGCTGGGGCTGCGCGTGGTGATGATGACCGGCGACAGCCGTCTCACCGCGGAGGCCGTCGCCTCGCAGGTCGGGGTCGACCAGGTCTTCGCGGAGGTGCTGCCCAGCGGCAAGGCGGCCAAGGTCAAGGCCCTTCAGGCCGAGGGCCACGTCGTCGGCATGGTGGGCGACGGCATCAACGATGCCCCCGCACTCGCCCAGGCGGATGTCGGCCTCGCCGTCGGAACCGGGACGGACGTGGCGATGGAATCCGCTGATATCACGCTCATGCGGGGAGACCTCCGCGCGGTGCCCCAGGCCATCGCGCTCTCCCATGCGACGATGCGGACCATTCGGCAGAACCTCTTCTGGGCGTTCATCTACAACGTCGTGGGCATCCCCGTCGCCGCAGGCGTGCTCTTCCCGTTCACGGGCTGGCTGCTGTCGCCGATCATCGCGAGCGCTGCGATGGCGTTCAGCAGCGTGAGCGTGGTGCTCAACAGCCTGAGGCTGCGGGGGCCAACGTCGACCCGCATCGGCCGGTCTACCACGCTCGACTGA